AGTCGTTTGGGCTATTTTCGGCACCTCTTATTTCGGGGCTAACGTCGCTAGTCACGTGGCGGCTTAATTATGTGATGCTGGGTCTTTTCGCACTACTTATTGTCCTTGTACGCGTACCTTTGGTACCGCACGATGACTCGCGCGCGCCTAGCCAACGAATAATCACTGGTGGGCACGTGCGGGCGATGTTCACGCTATTCGCTGTCGGGAGCGGCGTTATCGGGATGTCATTTGTGGTGTCGCTGCTAGTCGGTGAGCGTTTTGACGCTGGGCCGGTCACCCGTGGGGCGATCGTTATGGTCGGCGGACTCACCGCGTTTCTTTTCGCGCGCATCTTGGGCCATTGGGCGGATACGTTTGGTCCACGCCCAGTGCTCATAGGCGGGTTGCTCGTCGGCGGGGTTGCACTACTTGCAGTAGCCATGGCCCCGACCATGTGGTTGCTTGCAGTGGCGTGGGGGTTGGCAGTGTTGGCGGTCCAAGGCACGCAAATCGCGGTGAACCTGTTGGTGTTACGCGCACCAGGCGGATCGACGATGGTATCTACTGTGCAAGCATTCCGTTTCTTCGGTAATGCGGCGACACCACTTGTCTTTCTCCCGATTTATCACCAGAGCCACTTGGGAGGATTCGCCGCAGCCGCAGGCGGGCTGTTCATCATGGCGCTGGTGAATGTCGTTGCCACGCGGGTAGCCAAGTCACACAACTAAAACCGTGCCCGGCGCAGAGTCGATTCTGCATCGGGCACGAAAAGGCTTCGCGATACTTAGACCGCGGTGTAGCCACCGTCTACCAAGTGGTAGGAGCCGGTGATAAAGGAAGCTTGTGGGCTCAAGAGGAAAGTCGTCAGGGCAGCGACCTCATCGGCTTCGCCCAGGCGACCGATGGGGTGCTTGCCGATCAGCGCAGTGCGGAACTCGTCAGGGAGATTTTCCAACAGCGGGGTGTCAATGTATGCAGGGCCTACCGCGTTAATGCGGATTCCGTCTGGGCCGTGCTCAGCGGCAGCGTTTTTGGTCAGGCCGACAACGCCGTGCTTTGCAGCGGTGTAGGCGGAGTTGCCAGGAGCTGCGACGGTGCCGTGGATGGAAGCCATGTTGACGATTGCGCACTCGTTGGTGTTGTCCTGCTTGAGAAACTGCTCGATCTGGAAGCGATTGCCGTATGCCACGCCAAGCAGGTTGATTGCGATGACGCGGTCGAAATCTTCAAGGTCCATTTCGCCGACACGGTTCTGCTTACCACCGATACCGGCATTGTTGACTGCGAGCTCCAGCGAGCCAAAGGTCTCGACAGCGAATTCAACCACGTTCTTGTTTTCTTCAGCAGACGCGGTGTCAATCTTGAATGCAGCGGCCTCGCCGCCGGCTTCCTTAACCTCGTTAGCGACGCGCTCCGCAGCTTCAAGGTTAAGATCAGCGACGACGACCTTAGCGCCGTTGTTCGCTAGGTCCTTCACACACGCCTCACCGATTCCGGATCCACCGCCGGTGACAAGTGCAACCTTATTGTCGAAAATACCCATGGAAATGTCCTTTGCTGTAGAAGATATGGGGACAATTTCCATTATGGTCAAAATCTGCTGAGGATGTCGCAACGCGTAGAGAACCGCAGGTAGCCTCATTACGCGCAGAATGACAAGAGCAAAACAACAATGGCCTTCGTTACCGAACTTATTTCACGTTCGGTAACAAAGGCCGATGCCAATCTGTACCTCGCAGGGCGTAAGGGGATTAGGCCTGCCCCTCGAACAATGTGGTCACGGAACCGTTTTCAAAGATCTCGTGGATCGTCTTCGCTAGCAGCGGGGCAATCGACAAGACGGTGAGGTTATCCCAACCCTCGGTGGACTGAGGCAAGGTGTCGGTGGTGATAACTTCCTCGGCACCGCAGCTAGATAGGCGCTCGCGAGCTGGCTCGGAGAACACACCATGAGTGGTTGCGATGACGACGTCACCTGCACCAGCTTCCTTAAGCACGCGGACGGCTCCGGCGATGGTGCCGCCGGTATCAATCATGTCGTCCAGAAGGATGCAGTTTTTGCCTTCGACGTCGCCGACAACGCGGTTTGAAACAACCTGGTTCGCAACCTCGGTGCTGCGCGTCTTGTGCACGAACGCCATCGGAGCATCGCCCAGCGTGTTGGCCCACTTCTCGGCAACCTTAACGCGTCCAGCATCCGGGGAGACAACGACGAGGTTGTCCATGGAGTACTTGCTCTTGATGTAATCGGTAAGGATGGGCATCGCGTGCATGTGATCGACGGGACCGTCGAAAAAGCCCTGGATCTGGTCGGTGTGTAGGTCAACACTCACGATGCGATCTGCGCCAGCAGCGGAGAGTAGATCTGCGACGAGGCGGGCGGAAATAGGCTCGCGACCACGGTGCTTCTTATCCTGGCGAGCGTATGGGTAGAACGGCAGGATGGCGGTAATACGCTTTGCCGAGCCACGCTTGAGAGCATCGATCATGATGAGCTGCTCCATGATCCACTTGTTCAGCGGCTGGGTGTGGGACTGCATGACAAAGCAGTCCGCGCCACGAACAGACTCTTCAAATCGGATGAAGATTTCGCCGTTGGCAAAGTCCTGTGCGGTGGTTGGGGTGAGCTCGGTGCCAAGCTCCTTAGCCACAGCCTCGGCGAGCTCAGGATGAGCACGACCCGAGAAGAGCATGATTTTCTTTTGGCCCTCAGTGGAGTATCCGGACATAGTGGTGCTGATTAGCCTTCCTGCTTCGGAGAATTTTCTCGTGC
The Corynebacterium breve genome window above contains:
- a CDS encoding MFS transporter; this encodes MDKLRYACIMIGGFLGPFAAQSLAVVLPEFAGDFEISLGLAALTMTAYSLPFASTMLISSYLVRGISPTQVVRVAYIVIAVVSVVLVFSPKWWLFLIAFTIAGIANAFTTPILQLILKHITPDEKLGQALGAYAAMQSFGLFSAPLISGLTSLVTWRLNYVMLGLFALLIVLVRVPLVPHDDSRAPSQRIITGGHVRAMFTLFAVGSGVIGMSFVVSLLVGERFDAGPVTRGAIVMVGGLTAFLFARILGHWADTFGPRPVLIGGLLVGGVALLAVAMAPTMWLLAVAWGLAVLAVQGTQIAVNLLVLRAPGGSTMVSTVQAFRFFGNAATPLVFLPIYHQSHLGGFAAAAGGLFIMALVNVVATRVAKSHN
- a CDS encoding SDR family NAD(P)-dependent oxidoreductase: MGIFDNKVALVTGGGSGIGEACVKDLANNGAKVVVADLNLEAAERVANEVKEAGGEAAAFKIDTASAEENKNVVEFAVETFGSLELAVNNAGIGGKQNRVGEMDLEDFDRVIAINLLGVAYGNRFQIEQFLKQDNTNECAIVNMASIHGTVAAPGNSAYTAAKHGVVGLTKNAAAEHGPDGIRINAVGPAYIDTPLLENLPDEFRTALIGKHPIGRLGEADEVAALTTFLLSPQASFITGSYHLVDGGYTAV
- a CDS encoding ribose-phosphate diphosphokinase, whose product is MSGYSTEGQKKIMLFSGRAHPELAEAVAKELGTELTPTTAQDFANGEIFIRFEESVRGADCFVMQSHTQPLNKWIMEQLIMIDALKRGSAKRITAILPFYPYARQDKKHRGREPISARLVADLLSAAGADRIVSVDLHTDQIQGFFDGPVDHMHAMPILTDYIKSKYSMDNLVVVSPDAGRVKVAEKWANTLGDAPMAFVHKTRSTEVANQVVSNRVVGDVEGKNCILLDDMIDTGGTIAGAVRVLKEAGAGDVVIATTHGVFSEPARERLSSCGAEEVITTDTLPQSTEGWDNLTVLSIAPLLAKTIHEIFENGSVTTLFEGQA